Within bacterium, the genomic segment GGCGAGCCGCCGTGGGAGTACTCGTACACCGGCAGGGTGTGGCCCGTGGCGTCGCAGCCGGAGGAGGGGTTGTAGCAGTGCGTGCCCTCGGTGACGCGCCAGCCGAAGTTGCGCCCGCCCGCGGTGCCGGCCGGGACGATGTCGACCTCCTCCCACTGGCCCTGTCCGACGTCGGCGATGTAGAGGTCGCCGGTGCCGGAGTCGAAGCTGAAGCACCAGGGGTTGCGCAGCCCGTAGGTCCAGACGAGTTCGGCGCCCGCCGTCCCGAGGAAGGGGTTGTCCGCCGGCACGGCGTAGCCGGTGGCGGGCGAGACGTCCAGGCGCAGCAGCTTGCCGAGGGGGACGGAGAGCGTCTGGGCGTTGTTGCTCGTGTCGCCGGCGCCGCCGCCGTCGCCGGTGGCCATGATGAGCATCCCGTCGGGCGCGAACTCCAGGTGGCCGCCGTTGTGGTTGCCCGCGGGCTGGTCGATGGTCAGCAGGAGCTCGGCGCTGCCGGCGTCGAGGGCGTCCGGATCGCCGGCGCTGACGGTGTAGCGAACGATGCGCGTGTCGCCCGACGCGTCGGTGTAGTTCACGTAGCAGCGCCCGCTGGCCGCGTAGTCCGGCGCGAAGGCCAGGCCGAGCAGGCCCCGCTCGCCGTTGGCCGCCGTCTGGCCGGTCAGGTCGAGGAAGGTGCCGCGGGACGTGCCGTCCCGGTCGTGCACCGTGACGAGCCCGTTCTGCTGGACGATGAAGAGGCGTTCGTCGCCGTCCGGCGCCACGAGGCGCACGGGCTTGGTGAGACCGTCGGCGATGGGCTCGATGGTCAGGACGACGTCGGGGCAGGCGGTGGCGGGTGCCGCCGCGAGCGGGAGCAGGGGCGCGCCGCCGAGCAGCGCGCCGAGCACGCAGGCGCCGAGCACGCCGGCGCGGGAAACGAAAACGCGGAGCCGGCGCGGGCGCCGGACGTCGGGGGCGATGCGGGACACGGTGTCCTCCCTCCGGGGCGGTCCGAGGGGCCGCCGGGGCGACCAGGTGAAGTCCGGATAAGCTACCGCAACTCGCGCGGACCCGCCCGGTGATCGGCCCTCGACGTGCGTGCCCGCCCGGCCTACCTTGGTGGCCACGCCCGGCATCCGGCCGGGGGCGCCCACCCGAACGGAGATCGCCTTGTCCCGCGCGGCCAACCTCATCACCGGACCGGTCGGCAGCCGCCTGCTGCGCATGTCCGGCCCCATGCTCATGGGGCTGGTGGCGATCATGGCCTTCAATCTCGTCGACACCTTCTTCCTCGGGCGCTACGGCGCCGACGAGCTGGCCGCCGTCTCGTTCACCTTCCCCGTCGTCATGACCCTCGGCAGCGTGGCCCTCGGCCTGGGCATGGGCGTGACCGCGGTGGTGAGCAACGCCATCGGCGAGGGCGACGCGCACCGGGTGGCGCGCCTGACCACCGACTCGCTCGTGCTCGCCGTCCTGGTCGTGGTGGTCTTCGCGGGGGTGGGACTGCTCACCGTGCGCCCGCTCTTCGCGGCCATGGGCGCCGAGGGCCACATCCTCGACCTGGTCGTCCGGTACATGCGGATCTGGTACCTGAGCGTGGGCCTGGTCGTGATCCCCATGGTGGGCAACAGCGCCATCCGGGCC encodes:
- a CDS encoding PQQ-dependent sugar dehydrogenase, whose amino-acid sequence is MSRIAPDVRRPRRLRVFVSRAGVLGACVLGALLGGAPLLPLAAAPATACPDVVLTIEPIADGLTKPVRLVAPDGDERLFIVQQNGLVTVHDRDGTSRGTFLDLTGQTAANGERGLLGLAFAPDYAASGRCYVNYTDASGDTRIVRYTVSAGDPDALDAGSAELLLTIDQPAGNHNGGHLEFAPDGMLIMATGDGGGAGDTSNNAQTLSVPLGKLLRLDVSPATGYAVPADNPFLGTAGAELVWTYGLRNPWCFSFDSGTGDLYIADVGQGQWEEVDIVPAGTAGGRNFGWRVTEGTHCYNPSSGCDATGHTLPVYEYSHGGSPFRCSISGGYVYRGAEIPDLQGTYFFSDFCSNQIWTMRWTLSGGLSPVSDCSDDLTPTGGYGGVSGFGRDGLGELYILDHGNGAVYRIVQKIAASPLPAGPTGRLDAAPNPFHGRTEFSYTVARGRGPVTVDVHDLRGRLVRTIVDEPQPEGARLATWDGHDAAGRRLPAGTYLCRMRQGETVAVTKVTLVD